From Pseudochaenichthys georgianus unplaced genomic scaffold, fPseGeo1.2 scaffold_449_arrow_ctg1, whole genome shotgun sequence, a single genomic window includes:
- the LOC139433433 gene encoding gamma-crystallin M3-like yields the protein MSNTGMNMRGKITFYEEKNFQGRSYECMNDCSDMSSSLSRSQSCRVESGCFMVYDRSNYMGNQYFMRGQHRGQFRMKIYEKENFGGQSHEMMEDCDNVMDRYRMNECQSCNVMDGHWLMYEQPQFRGKMMYMRPGEYRNFRDMGMSGQRRLRSIRTKTSLQLNSFFPSATGLINKAQDPH from the exons ATGAGCAACACCGGCATGAACATGAGGGGCAAG ATCACCTTCTACGAGGAGAAGAACTTCCAGGGTCGTTCTTATGAGTGCATGAATGACTGCTCTGACATGTCCTCCTCCCTGAGCAGGAGCCAGTCCTGCAGGGTGGAGAGCGGCTGCTTCATGGTCTACGATCGTTCCAACTACATGGGAAACCAGTACTTCATGAGAGGG CAGCACAGAGGCCAGTTCAGGATGAAGATCTATGAGAAGGAGAACTTCGGTGGTCAGAGTCACGAGATGATGGAGGACTGTGACAACGTCATGGACCGTTACCGCATGAACGAGTGCCAGTCCTGCAACGTGATGGACGGTCACTGGCTGATGTACGAGCAGCCCCAGTTCAGAGGCAAGATGATGTACATGAGGCCCGGAGAGTACAGGAACTTCAGAGACATGGGCATGAGCGGCCAGAG GAGGCtgcgctccatcaggaccaaaacctctctccagctgaacagtttcttcccctcTGCTACTGGCCTCATCAACAAGGCCCAGGACCCCCACTGA